The following coding sequences are from one Pseudonocardia sp. EC080619-01 window:
- the fdhA gene encoding formaldehyde dehydrogenase, glutathione-independent, whose amino-acid sequence MPDNRVVVYKGPGQVAVESIEYPKLELPTDIVDGLKIKRKAPHAAILKIVTTNICGSDQHMVRGRTTAPVGQSLGHEITGEIVEVGDDVLFVGPGDICSVPFNIACGRCRMCNEGKTGVCLNVNPARPGAAYGYVDMGGWVGGQAEYVMVPYADFNLLKFPDRDQALEKILDLTMLSDIFPTGYHGALSAGVTTGSTVYVAGAGPVGLAAAHAAQLLGAAAVVVGDMIPERLQQARSFGCETIDLRLDGTLPEHLEQLLGEPEVDAAVDAVGFEARGHGKDADEAPATVLNSVMDITRVGGALGIPGLYVTGDPGAVDDSAKEGTLGVRIGLGWAKSHQLTTGQCPVKRYNRQLMNAILSGRAEIAKAVNATTISLDDAPRGYQEFDGGVARKFVIDPHGSVAA is encoded by the coding sequence ATGCCCGACAACCGTGTCGTGGTCTACAAGGGACCGGGACAGGTCGCCGTCGAGTCGATCGAGTACCCGAAGCTGGAGCTTCCGACCGACATCGTCGACGGTCTCAAGATCAAGCGGAAGGCGCCGCACGCCGCCATCCTGAAGATCGTCACCACCAACATCTGCGGCTCCGACCAGCACATGGTCCGTGGCCGCACCACCGCACCGGTCGGGCAGTCGCTCGGCCACGAGATCACCGGCGAGATCGTCGAGGTCGGCGACGACGTGCTGTTCGTCGGGCCCGGGGACATCTGCTCGGTACCGTTCAACATCGCCTGCGGGCGGTGCCGGATGTGCAACGAGGGCAAGACCGGTGTCTGCCTGAACGTCAACCCGGCGCGGCCCGGCGCGGCCTACGGCTACGTCGACATGGGCGGCTGGGTCGGTGGCCAGGCCGAGTACGTCATGGTGCCCTACGCGGACTTCAACCTGCTGAAATTCCCGGACCGGGACCAGGCGCTGGAGAAGATCCTCGACCTCACGATGCTGTCCGACATCTTCCCGACCGGCTACCACGGCGCGCTCAGTGCCGGGGTGACGACCGGGTCGACCGTCTATGTCGCGGGCGCGGGCCCGGTCGGGCTGGCCGCCGCGCACGCCGCGCAGCTGCTCGGCGCGGCCGCGGTCGTCGTCGGGGACATGATCCCTGAGCGCCTGCAGCAGGCCCGCAGCTTCGGCTGCGAGACGATCGACCTCCGGCTGGACGGGACGCTGCCCGAGCACCTCGAACAGCTGCTCGGCGAGCCCGAGGTGGACGCCGCCGTCGACGCCGTCGGCTTCGAGGCGCGTGGCCACGGCAAGGACGCCGACGAGGCGCCGGCGACCGTGCTGAACTCGGTCATGGACATCACCCGGGTCGGCGGCGCGCTCGGCATCCCCGGGCTCTACGTCACCGGGGACCCGGGCGCGGTCGACGACAGTGCGAAGGAGGGCACCCTCGGCGTCCGGATCGGCCTGGGCTGGGCCAAGTCGCACCAGCTCACCACCGGCCAGTGCCCGGTGAAGCGCTACAACCGGCAGCTGATGAACGCGATCCTCTCCGGCCGGGCGGAGATCGCGAAGGCGGTCAACGCGACGACGATCTCCCTGGACGACGCCCCGCGCGGCTACCAGGAGTTCGACGGCGGCGTGGCCCGCAAGTTCGTCATCGACCCGCACGGCTCCGTCGCGGCCTGA
- a CDS encoding NAD(P)-dependent oxidoreductase — MAPPALSLPPRPVIGILHPGAMGAAIGSALKPRAGAVVWADAGRSHATAKRAELADLVAVPDVAELARRSHVIVSICPPHAAREVAGLVGAALADRTDRPLYVEANAIAPDSVRGIATLLGDRATVCDGAVIGPPAWDRGTTVLWLSGPGADTAAALFEGSPFDARVLATGPADVGTASGLKACFALQSKALPTLWLALEEAAARFGVTEALHGELDRTGSAYAGALADVRATAAAKGWRWAGEMEEAADALAAIGVPDGFSRAAAELYRRASDGG; from the coding sequence ATGGCCCCGCCCGCGCTGTCCCTCCCGCCCCGCCCGGTGATCGGGATCCTGCACCCCGGAGCCATGGGCGCCGCGATCGGCTCGGCGCTCAAACCCCGTGCCGGGGCGGTGGTCTGGGCGGACGCCGGACGCAGCCACGCGACGGCGAAGCGCGCCGAGCTGGCCGACCTGGTCGCCGTCCCGGACGTCGCCGAGCTCGCCCGCCGCTCGCACGTGATCGTCTCGATCTGCCCGCCGCACGCCGCCCGCGAGGTCGCCGGGCTGGTGGGGGCCGCGCTCGCCGACCGGACCGACCGGCCGCTGTACGTGGAGGCGAACGCGATCGCCCCGGACAGCGTCCGCGGCATCGCGACGCTGCTGGGCGACCGGGCGACGGTGTGCGACGGCGCCGTGATCGGCCCGCCCGCGTGGGACCGTGGCACGACGGTCCTGTGGCTGTCCGGCCCGGGCGCCGACACCGCGGCCGCGCTGTTCGAGGGCAGCCCGTTCGACGCCCGGGTGCTGGCCACCGGGCCGGCCGACGTCGGCACGGCGAGCGGGCTCAAGGCCTGCTTCGCGTTGCAGAGCAAGGCGCTGCCGACCCTGTGGCTCGCGCTGGAGGAGGCCGCGGCCCGGTTCGGGGTCACCGAGGCGCTGCACGGCGAGCTGGACCGGACCGGGTCCGCCTACGCCGGCGCGCTGGCCGACGTCCGCGCGACGGCGGCGGCGAAGGGCTGGCGCTGGGCGGGGGAGATGGAGGAGGCCGCCGACGCGCTGGCCGCGATCGGTGTGCCCGACGGGTTCTCCCGCGCCGCGGCCGAGCTGTACCGGCGGGCGTCGGACGGCGGCTGA
- a CDS encoding HpcH/HpaI aldolase/citrate lyase family protein — protein MSAVIDGDPMFTGDAVGGWLQLPSPAVAEVMGAVGFDVICVDTQHGLIGDDTVLGMLQALTASGTRSLVRVPGHGAEPIGRALDRGADGVIVPLVDTAEQAAAAVAACRYPPDGGIRSFGPVRPSWLGRDPLAPGRCVVMVETVAAVANLEEILSVEGVDAVFVGPSDLALAHGFPLAAQGPGGPRAEEYGDLVRGITERCAAAGVPVGAYCDSPAHVRRFRELGATFAMLAAEHVILRAAAAEALGASRP, from the coding sequence ATGAGCGCAGTGATCGACGGGGATCCGATGTTCACCGGCGACGCGGTCGGCGGGTGGCTGCAGCTGCCCTCCCCCGCCGTCGCCGAGGTGATGGGCGCGGTCGGGTTCGACGTGATCTGCGTCGACACCCAGCACGGGCTGATCGGCGACGACACCGTGCTCGGCATGCTGCAGGCGCTGACCGCGTCGGGCACCCGCTCGCTGGTCCGGGTGCCCGGGCACGGCGCGGAGCCGATCGGCCGGGCGCTGGACCGCGGCGCGGACGGCGTGATCGTCCCGCTGGTGGACACCGCCGAGCAGGCCGCGGCCGCCGTCGCCGCCTGCCGCTACCCGCCGGACGGCGGGATCCGCAGCTTCGGGCCGGTCCGCCCGTCCTGGCTCGGACGGGACCCCCTGGCGCCGGGACGGTGCGTGGTGATGGTGGAGACGGTCGCCGCGGTGGCGAACCTGGAGGAGATCCTGTCCGTCGAGGGTGTCGACGCCGTCTTCGTCGGGCCGTCCGACCTGGCGCTGGCCCACGGCTTCCCGCTCGCCGCACAGGGTCCGGGCGGGCCGCGGGCGGAGGAGTACGGCGACCTCGTCCGCGGGATCACCGAGCGGTGCGCGGCGGCCGGTGTGCCGGTGGGGGCCTACTGCGACTCCCCCGCGCACGTCCGGCGGTTCCGGGAGCTGGGCGCCACGTTCGCCATGCTCGCCGCCGAGCACGTGATCCTGCGGGCGGCGGCGGCCGAGGCGCTCGGCGCGAGCCGCCCCTGA
- a CDS encoding TetR/AcrR family transcriptional regulator has translation MTEQATSPARSGIGSRRRASIGTMPSTARGRRTRSLLLDGARTVFERDGFLDARVADIAAAAGTGHGSFYTYFDSKADVFRTLVNEVMESGLYAPEPTGPHGDGRPPTLAEAWDRIERGNRRYLGLFRRDRKLLALFEQVASFDDEMRRYRLELRERSVARAETGIRRLQEWGLADDDLDPVLASHALNSMVTQYIYYWLVLGQDHDEEESVAVLTRLWGRSLGLPRR, from the coding sequence GTGACCGAGCAGGCGACGAGCCCTGCCCGCAGCGGGATCGGCAGCCGCCGCCGGGCGAGCATCGGCACGATGCCGAGCACGGCGCGCGGACGGCGCACCCGCTCGCTGCTGCTCGACGGGGCGCGCACCGTCTTCGAACGGGACGGCTTCCTCGACGCGCGGGTCGCCGACATCGCCGCGGCGGCGGGGACCGGCCACGGCAGCTTCTACACCTACTTCGACTCCAAGGCCGACGTCTTCCGCACACTCGTCAACGAGGTGATGGAGTCCGGGCTCTACGCCCCGGAACCGACCGGCCCGCACGGGGACGGCCGCCCGCCGACCCTCGCCGAGGCGTGGGACCGGATCGAGCGGGGGAACCGCCGCTACCTCGGCCTGTTCCGGCGGGACCGGAAGCTCCTGGCCCTGTTCGAGCAGGTCGCGTCCTTCGACGACGAGATGCGCCGCTACCGGCTGGAGCTGCGGGAACGCTCGGTGGCCCGGGCCGAGACCGGGATCCGGCGCCTGCAGGAGTGGGGCCTCGCCGACGACGACCTGGACCCCGTGCTGGCGTCGCACGCCCTCAACTCGATGGTCACCCAGTACATCTACTACTGGCTGGTCCTCGGGCAGGACCACGACGAGGAGGAGTCGGTCGCCGTGCTGACCCGGCTGTGGGGACGCTCGCTCGGGCTGCCGCGCCGCTGA
- a CDS encoding acetate--CoA ligase family protein, translated as MTDTAGATRPGPAGTPGPTDWERVFRPRGVAVLGATGRPDSPMARPLRWLAERGFAGAVRPVNPKYDELAGLPCFPSLADVPGPVDLVLAMVPAPHAEAAVREAGAAGAAAVVVFASGFAETGPEGADLQHALVRAGRESGVRVLGPNCQGVIYPPARLFATFTAAADRPLTGTSGIAYAGQSGAVGGSVLDLAAEQGLDLTAWVSTGNQADVDVAEVGRFLVRQPEVSVLAVYLEAVQDGAAYARLAAEAAASGTALVVLRSGRSESGRRAAVSHTGAMLGDDTAFRLVSHRHGVVLVDDVDELLAAATALRGGPRPRGRRIAAVTTSGGAGILAADRCESTALELPGLAPETRAKLARVVPEFGALANPVDVTAQLFNRDDRAFGDVCSIVCADPSVDALMVLLTMVVGDQATDLAEDLAGAMAGTDVPCSVVWLAAAERTTEARATLRRAGIPVFSSIAVAARVAGALAPPATADTPLLPAGDAVPGPAHRPPRTDGWALLRRTGVPAPASAEVRRRDEVLPAARDLAGAVGTVVMKAVAPGLEHKTDAGGVRLGVPVASAAEVFDELSARVPELEGVLVQEAVPPGLELLVGVAGARDGWPPVVTVGLGGTATEVHRDVATALVPTTPDEARGLLRELRSWPLLAGHRGAPPRDVDAVVDVLVRLGAAVADRPDIEELEINPLIVGAAGDGVVAVDVLVTTRS; from the coding sequence GTGACGGACACAGCCGGCGCGACCCGGCCGGGCCCGGCCGGTACCCCCGGCCCGACCGACTGGGAGCGGGTGTTCCGGCCCCGGGGCGTCGCGGTACTGGGTGCCACCGGCCGGCCGGACAGCCCGATGGCACGCCCGCTGCGGTGGCTGGCCGAGCGGGGGTTCGCGGGAGCGGTCCGGCCGGTCAACCCGAAGTACGACGAGCTGGCGGGGCTGCCGTGCTTCCCGTCGCTGGCGGACGTCCCCGGCCCCGTGGACCTGGTGCTCGCCATGGTCCCGGCGCCGCACGCCGAGGCGGCCGTCCGCGAGGCGGGGGCGGCCGGAGCCGCCGCGGTCGTCGTGTTCGCGTCCGGCTTCGCCGAGACCGGCCCCGAGGGCGCGGACCTGCAGCACGCGCTGGTCCGGGCCGGCCGCGAGTCCGGCGTGCGGGTGCTGGGGCCGAACTGCCAGGGCGTGATCTACCCGCCCGCGCGGTTGTTCGCCACCTTCACCGCGGCGGCCGACCGCCCGCTGACCGGCACGTCGGGGATCGCCTACGCCGGGCAGAGCGGCGCCGTCGGCGGATCGGTCCTGGACCTCGCCGCGGAGCAGGGCCTCGACCTGACGGCGTGGGTGAGCACCGGCAACCAGGCCGACGTCGACGTCGCCGAGGTGGGCCGGTTCCTCGTCCGGCAGCCGGAGGTCTCGGTCCTCGCGGTGTACCTGGAGGCGGTGCAGGACGGCGCCGCCTACGCGCGGCTCGCCGCGGAGGCCGCCGCGAGCGGCACGGCCCTGGTCGTGCTGCGGTCGGGCCGGTCGGAGTCCGGGCGCCGGGCCGCGGTGTCGCACACCGGCGCGATGCTCGGTGACGACACCGCGTTCCGGCTGGTCTCGCACCGGCACGGGGTCGTCCTCGTGGACGACGTCGACGAGCTGCTCGCCGCCGCCACCGCGCTCCGCGGCGGGCCGAGGCCACGAGGCCGCAGGATCGCCGCCGTCACCACGTCCGGGGGTGCCGGGATCCTGGCGGCCGACCGGTGCGAGAGCACCGCCCTGGAGCTGCCCGGGCTGGCCCCGGAGACCCGGGCGAAGCTCGCCCGGGTCGTCCCGGAGTTCGGGGCACTGGCCAACCCGGTCGACGTGACCGCCCAGCTGTTCAACCGCGACGACCGGGCGTTCGGCGACGTCTGCTCGATCGTCTGCGCCGATCCCTCCGTCGACGCCCTGATGGTGCTGCTGACCATGGTCGTCGGCGACCAGGCCACCGACCTCGCCGAGGACCTGGCCGGGGCGATGGCCGGTACCGACGTGCCCTGCTCGGTGGTGTGGCTCGCCGCCGCCGAGCGGACCACCGAGGCACGCGCCACGTTGCGCCGGGCCGGGATCCCGGTGTTCTCCTCGATCGCCGTCGCCGCGCGGGTCGCCGGCGCGCTCGCCCCGCCGGCGACCGCGGACACGCCCCTCCTCCCCGCCGGGGACGCGGTGCCCGGCCCGGCGCACCGTCCACCGCGGACGGACGGCTGGGCGCTGCTGCGCCGGACCGGTGTCCCGGCGCCCGCGTCGGCCGAGGTCCGCCGGCGCGACGAGGTCCTGCCCGCCGCCCGGGACCTCGCCGGTGCGGTCGGCACCGTGGTGATGAAGGCGGTCGCGCCGGGGCTGGAGCACAAGACCGACGCCGGCGGCGTCCGCCTCGGGGTCCCGGTGGCGAGCGCGGCGGAGGTGTTCGACGAGCTGTCGGCCCGGGTCCCGGAGCTGGAGGGGGTCCTGGTCCAGGAGGCGGTGCCGCCGGGCCTGGAGCTGCTGGTCGGGGTCGCCGGTGCCCGCGACGGCTGGCCGCCGGTGGTGACCGTGGGCCTCGGCGGGACCGCCACCGAGGTGCACCGCGACGTCGCGACCGCCCTGGTCCCGACCACCCCGGACGAGGCCCGCGGCCTGCTGCGCGAGCTGCGGTCCTGGCCGCTGCTGGCCGGGCACCGCGGCGCGCCGCCACGCGACGTCGACGCCGTCGTCGACGTCCTGGTGCGGCTCGGCGCCGCGGTCGCCGACCGGCCCGACATCGAGGAGCTCGAGATCAACCCGCTGATCGTCGGCGCCGCCGGCGACGGCGTGGTCGCCGTCGACGTCCTCGTCACCACCCGTTCCTGA
- a CDS encoding enoyl-CoA hydratase/isomerase family protein → MGSIVLDKTDGVATLTVDSPEVRNGLTPTMGHELVAACEEIDADPAIGAAVVRGAGGTFCSGADRRTWNPGADQAKDATFRETGAVYRAFVRVGALAVPTVAAVRGAAVGAGINLMFATDLRVVATDARLLAGFLRIGLHPGGGFFTIAGRTAGREATAAMGLFSQEIDGRRAAEIGLAWSAVPDADVEDTAHRLAAEPAKDPALAREAVRSFRTELGPPGIGWDAAVEFERATQMWSQRRRNSR, encoded by the coding sequence ATGGGCTCGATCGTCCTGGACAAGACCGACGGGGTCGCGACCCTGACCGTCGACTCGCCGGAGGTGCGGAACGGGCTGACGCCGACGATGGGCCACGAGCTGGTCGCCGCCTGCGAGGAGATCGACGCCGACCCCGCGATCGGCGCCGCCGTCGTCCGCGGGGCCGGCGGCACGTTCTGCTCCGGCGCCGACCGGCGCACCTGGAACCCGGGCGCCGACCAGGCCAAGGACGCGACGTTCCGGGAGACCGGCGCCGTGTACCGGGCCTTCGTGCGGGTCGGCGCCCTCGCCGTCCCGACGGTCGCGGCGGTCCGCGGCGCGGCCGTCGGCGCGGGCATCAACCTGATGTTCGCCACCGACCTGCGGGTCGTCGCCACCGACGCCCGGCTGCTGGCCGGGTTCCTCCGGATCGGGCTGCACCCCGGCGGCGGGTTCTTCACCATCGCCGGGCGGACCGCCGGTCGCGAGGCCACGGCCGCGATGGGGCTGTTCAGCCAGGAGATCGACGGCCGGCGTGCCGCCGAGATCGGTCTGGCCTGGTCCGCCGTCCCGGACGCCGACGTCGAGGACACCGCGCACCGGCTCGCCGCCGAGCCCGCGAAGGACCCCGCCCTCGCCCGCGAGGCCGTCCGCTCGTTCCGCACCGAGCTGGGTCCGCCCGGGATCGGCTGGGACGCGGCGGTCGAGTTCGAGCGCGCCACCCAGATGTGGTCCCAGCGGCGGCGCAACTCCCGCTGA
- a CDS encoding ABC transporter substrate-binding protein: MRPSPTTLVAGLLGCLLLGLAAGCGAGSGAIPQADTGPVDCPPVAPGSDRAAELTWIYTVDNTSFDPDRITTNNSQMYLYPVYDSLVHVNAAGEAEPMLAESWSLSPDGRSVDMRLIPGWRYHDGVPFDAGSVRANLLRHRDLEGSFNANRLESLTDVQVLDERTVRLVTDSSAGPLITILGGSAGMMMSPAAFDRPGEDVRPTGGSGAYTMSRYVPGDRVEYTRVPGYWDQDGARVERLTYLISGDDNARLNAVTTGAADVTFLRANMVRPAQESGLVICQQPSLSSYTLNLNTARSEFGDEKVRQAMNVAVDRRSISLLVSGLCQPAGQMFPDFYYASSTNVAPPEHDPEQARRLLDEAGLPDGFSFDLEVVNLDVYQQIAQILQANFAEVGITMSITPVDLNKLAEDFSVAKSVDAILFEQKAESDPSVLTAEYYRPDGFNNPGGYSDPVVVAAEDAAARGATPEDRAPQFEKLFDRVAEVQAPHLPLCNLTTPYVMNPKVGGVEIYADASRQFRGAAINP, from the coding sequence GTGCGCCCGTCCCCCACCACCCTCGTCGCCGGCCTGCTCGGTTGCCTGCTGCTCGGACTCGCCGCGGGCTGCGGCGCGGGCAGCGGTGCGATCCCGCAGGCCGACACCGGCCCGGTCGACTGCCCGCCCGTCGCACCCGGATCGGACCGCGCCGCCGAGCTGACCTGGATCTACACGGTCGACAACACCAGCTTCGACCCGGACCGGATCACCACGAACAACAGCCAGATGTACCTCTACCCCGTCTACGACAGCCTCGTGCACGTCAACGCCGCCGGCGAGGCCGAGCCGATGCTGGCCGAGTCGTGGAGCCTGTCCCCCGACGGCCGGTCGGTGGACATGCGGCTGATCCCCGGGTGGCGCTACCACGACGGCGTCCCGTTCGACGCCGGTTCGGTGCGCGCCAACCTGCTCCGCCACCGCGACCTCGAGGGCTCGTTCAACGCGAACCGGCTCGAGTCGCTCACCGACGTCCAGGTGCTCGACGAGCGGACCGTCCGTCTCGTCACCGACTCCTCGGCGGGCCCGCTGATCACCATCCTGGGCGGCTCGGCCGGGATGATGATGAGCCCGGCGGCCTTCGACCGGCCCGGCGAGGACGTCCGGCCCACCGGTGGCTCGGGTGCCTACACGATGAGCCGCTACGTCCCCGGTGACCGGGTCGAGTACACCCGGGTGCCCGGCTACTGGGACCAGGACGGTGCGCGGGTCGAGCGGCTGACCTACCTGATCTCCGGCGACGACAACGCCCGCCTCAACGCCGTCACCACCGGCGCCGCGGACGTGACGTTCCTCCGGGCCAACATGGTGCGACCGGCGCAGGAGTCGGGGCTGGTGATCTGCCAGCAGCCGTCGCTGTCGAGCTACACGCTCAACCTGAACACCGCCCGGTCGGAGTTCGGCGACGAGAAGGTCCGGCAGGCGATGAACGTCGCCGTCGACCGGAGGTCGATCAGCCTGCTCGTCAGCGGCCTCTGCCAGCCCGCGGGCCAGATGTTCCCGGACTTCTACTACGCGTCGTCGACGAACGTGGCACCGCCGGAGCACGACCCGGAGCAGGCCCGGCGGCTGCTCGACGAGGCCGGTCTGCCGGACGGCTTCTCGTTCGACCTGGAGGTCGTCAACCTCGACGTCTACCAGCAGATCGCGCAGATCCTGCAGGCCAACTTCGCCGAGGTCGGCATCACGATGTCGATCACGCCGGTCGATCTCAACAAGCTCGCGGAGGACTTCTCCGTGGCCAAGAGCGTCGACGCGATCCTGTTCGAGCAGAAGGCCGAGTCCGACCCGAGCGTGCTCACCGCCGAGTACTACCGGCCCGACGGCTTCAACAACCCGGGCGGGTACAGCGACCCGGTGGTCGTCGCCGCCGAGGACGCCGCGGCCCGCGGCGCGACGCCGGAGGACCGGGCACCGCAGTTCGAGAAGCTCTTCGACCGGGTCGCCGAGGTCCAGGCGCCACACCTGCCGCTGTGCAACCTCACCACCCCGTACGTCATGAACCCGAAGGTCGGTGGTGTGGAGATCTACGCCGACGCGTCCCGCCAGTTCCGCGGCGCGGCGATCAACCCCTAG
- a CDS encoding ABC transporter permease, producing the protein MLGLLVRRLAFTVPMLVVVSFCVFSLIVLVPGDPAVALAGENPDPAQIAAVRERLGLDDPFLVQFWNWFSGVVQGDLGQSLFSSQPVSEAVFSRLPATLSLALLSLAVALVLGVTVGVVAAMRPGSRLDRVATFAASLGVAVPYFWVGMILVLLLAINATIFPAVGYVPLTENPLQWFLHLVLPATALGLAPAAVIARQTRAGMTGVLREDYVRTATAKGLPPARVVGRHALKNAAVPVVTAFGLEASRLIGGTVVIEQLFALPGLGSLAYTSVFARDFPMVQGVLLVVAALVLLINLLVDLSYGYFDPRIRQS; encoded by the coding sequence ATGCTCGGCCTTCTCGTCCGCAGGCTGGCGTTCACCGTCCCGATGCTCGTCGTCGTCAGCTTCTGCGTGTTCAGCCTGATCGTCCTGGTGCCCGGCGACCCCGCGGTCGCCCTCGCCGGGGAGAACCCCGATCCCGCACAGATCGCGGCCGTACGGGAGCGGCTCGGTCTCGACGACCCGTTCCTCGTGCAGTTCTGGAACTGGTTCTCCGGGGTCGTGCAGGGGGACCTCGGGCAGTCGCTGTTCTCCAGCCAGCCGGTGTCCGAGGCGGTGTTCTCGCGGCTGCCCGCCACCCTGTCGCTGGCGCTGCTGAGCCTCGCCGTCGCGCTCGTGCTGGGTGTCACGGTCGGTGTCGTCGCCGCGATGCGGCCGGGCAGCCGGCTCGACCGGGTGGCGACGTTCGCGGCCAGCCTCGGCGTCGCCGTCCCGTACTTCTGGGTCGGCATGATCCTCGTGCTGCTGCTGGCGATCAACGCGACGATCTTCCCGGCCGTCGGCTACGTGCCGCTGACGGAGAACCCGCTGCAGTGGTTCCTGCACCTCGTCCTGCCCGCGACGGCGCTCGGTCTCGCCCCCGCGGCGGTGATCGCCCGCCAGACCAGGGCCGGGATGACGGGCGTGCTGCGCGAGGACTACGTCCGCACCGCGACCGCGAAGGGGCTCCCGCCGGCGCGCGTCGTCGGGCGGCACGCGCTCAAGAACGCCGCCGTCCCGGTGGTCACCGCGTTCGGCCTGGAGGCGAGCCGCCTCATCGGCGGGACCGTCGTGATCGAGCAGCTGTTCGCCCTGCCCGGGCTCGGCAGCCTGGCCTACACCTCGGTGTTCGCCCGGGACTTCCCGATGGTGCAGGGCGTGCTGCTGGTGGTCGCGGCGCTGGTGCTGCTGATCAACCTGCTCGTCGACCTGTCCTACGGCTACTTCGACCCGAGGATCCGGCAGTCATGA
- a CDS encoding ABC transporter permease — MTTTAPTAAAGTAAAPAVPVRAGFWRRFRENRPASVALVVLGLLVVGSLAAPLIAPYAPEAIDVPRRLSLSTPQHWLGTDALGRDTFTRLLYAGRVSLFAAALAVAVATVIGVPLGLLAGYVGGRVDWLLGRAGDVLMTFPAIVLAIAIIAATGPGLQNAMIALGIVYAPRLFRVARASTLQVRAQTYVEASISIGTPAWRIVVRRVLPNIASPVLVQVSVMLAAALLAEAALSLLGLGVVPPTPSWGVMLGSGFREIRSTPLLVFWPGVAIAVATLSFNLIGDGLRDALGRRTRKAGS; from the coding sequence ATGACGACCACCGCGCCCACCGCCGCGGCCGGTACCGCCGCCGCGCCCGCCGTCCCCGTCCGTGCCGGGTTCTGGCGCCGCTTCCGGGAGAACCGGCCGGCGTCCGTCGCACTCGTCGTCCTGGGGCTGCTGGTCGTGGGGTCCCTGGCGGCCCCGCTGATCGCGCCCTACGCCCCGGAGGCGATCGACGTGCCGCGCCGCCTGTCGCTGTCCACGCCGCAGCACTGGCTGGGCACGGACGCGCTGGGCCGGGACACGTTCACCCGGCTGCTCTACGCCGGGCGGGTGTCCCTGTTCGCCGCCGCGCTCGCCGTCGCCGTCGCCACCGTGATCGGCGTGCCGCTGGGCCTGCTCGCGGGCTACGTCGGCGGCCGGGTCGACTGGCTGCTCGGCCGGGCCGGGGACGTGCTGATGACCTTCCCGGCGATCGTGCTGGCCATCGCGATCATCGCCGCCACCGGGCCGGGCCTGCAGAACGCGATGATCGCGCTCGGGATCGTGTACGCACCGCGGCTGTTCCGGGTCGCGCGGGCGTCGACGCTCCAGGTCCGCGCGCAGACCTACGTCGAGGCCTCGATCAGCATCGGTACCCCGGCCTGGCGGATCGTCGTCCGGCGGGTACTGCCGAACATCGCCTCACCGGTGCTGGTGCAGGTCTCGGTGATGCTGGCCGCGGCGCTGCTGGCCGAGGCCGCGCTGAGCCTGCTGGGGCTCGGTGTCGTCCCGCCCACGCCCAGCTGGGGCGTGATGCTCGGGAGCGGGTTCCGGGAGATCCGGTCCACTCCCCTGCTGGTGTTCTGGCCCGGCGTCGCGATCGCCGTCGCCACCCTGTCGTTCAACCTCATCGGTGACGGGCTGCGCGACGCCCTCGGCCGACGTACCAGGAAGGCCGGATCATGA